The Thermobifida halotolerans sequence GCGACGCCAGGACGAGTAGCAGCGCCACCGCCTGCTGGTGGGCCACCACCTCCAGACCGCCGCTCCTCCCTCCGGTCATGAGCGGCGCCACCACGTCGGCGTAACGCGCCTCGGGCGACTCGGGGGAGTCGGTCAGCACGACGATCACGGAGGAACGCGCGTAACGCTCCAGCGACTCGCACAGCTCGCGCCGTCCACTGCCCGGCGCGACCGCCACCACCAGCGTGTCCGGGCCGCCGGGCGGAAGATGCGCCGCGGCCGCGGACTCGGCGAAGGCCCCCAGTCCGGCACGGCGCATCCGCTCGGCCGCGGCCTGGCACGCGTAGTGGCCCGCCCCCACGCCCAGCAGCACCACCGCCGCGGGCTCGTCGTCCAGCAGGGAGGGCAGTGCCGCGTAGGGATCGTGGCGGGTCAGATGGTCGGCCAGTCCGGTCAGGGCGGCGGTCCTGGCCGACACCTCGTCCGCGAGCCGTTCGACGCTCACCCGGCCTCCCGGGGGATGCCCCGGTCTTCAGGCCGGGGAGGAATCCGGGCAGGCAACCTGCGCCTCTCGCGCTCTGCCTCACACATGCCTCTCCTTGGTGCCAAATCCCCCTCCCAGGAGGGGGAGGAAGCCAACGGTGCCCCATCCTCGGCGGTCCACACGGCGGCGGGGGAGCCGCCGGGCCTTGCGGACTCCCCGAACCAGGTAAGCACATCCTCGTCGGAGTCCCCGTCCGGGCGGCCGTAGGCTTGCTGACATGAGCAGCAGTCCTCCCCAACTGGACCCCGGTATCGCGGCACGACTCAAACGCACCCCCGACGGCCTGGTGCCCGCCGTCGTGCAGCAGTACGACACCGGGGAGGTTCTCATGCTCGCCTGGATGGACGACGAGGCGCTGCGGCGCACCCTCGCCACCCGGGCGGCCACCTACTGGTCCCGCAGCCGGGGCGAGTACTGGGTGAAGGGCGCGACGTCCGGAAACACCCAGCGGGTCGTCTCCGTCGCGCTCGACTGCGACGGCGACACCCTGCTGGTCAGGGTCGACCAGACCGGTGGGGCCTGCCACACCGGCGACCGGACCTGCTTCGACGCGGACCGGCTGCTGTGAGAACCGGACACGTCGCCGCGCCCGCCCGCCCCCGGCGCCGGGAGTACCTGCTGGCGCTCGCGCTCACCGCGTCCGGAGCCGTCGCACTGCTCGCCGTCTCCGCGCAGGTCTGGGCCAGCGCCCGGGTGGACCTGGCGGGCGACCTCGCTCCCGTCGCCGTGGAACTGTCCGCCTCCGAGGTGGTCCCGGCCGTCTCCGCGTTGGGCTGGGCCGCCCTGGCCGCCCTGGCCGCGCTGGTCGCGACCGGGGGAGCGGCCCGACGCCTCGTGGGGCTGCTGGTGGCGCTGCTGGGCGGCGGGGCCCTGCTCGCCGTCGCGCTCGGCGTCCGCTCCGCGGCGCTGGCGGACGCCGCCGCGCGGGCGGCCACCGCCGAGGGCGCGGTCGGCGGCGTCACCGTGGCGTGGGCCTGGCCGGTCCTGGCCGCCGCGGGCGCCGCACTGCTGCTCGCCGCGGGAGTGCTGACGCTGGTCAGGGGTACCGTATGGCCTGCCATGAGCAGCCGGTACGATCGCCACAGCGCCCCCCGCGCGACCCGCACCGACACTCCCGCGGAGCTGTGGAGGTCGCTCGACAGCGGCGCGGATCCCACCGATGAGAACGCTGAACCGAAGGAGCGTTGATGGCCGAAGAGCACCACGACGACCACGGCAACACCCTGGCCGGCTGGTTTCTGACCATCTCGTGGATCGTCGTCTGGACTGTGGCCGCGGTCGCGATCATCGCCGGGCTGGACCTTCTCACCTGGACGGTTGTCGGCCTGGGCGCCAGTGTCGCGTGCGCCGCCGTGGCCGGTGCGATGAAGAGGGCGGGGATGGGCCGCAAGGCGCCCCGCCCCCGCCCGATGACCCGCGAGGAGTACGAGGCGCGCCTCGCCGAGTCCGCGAAGACCGCCGAGAGCGGCGAGACCGCGGCGGTGTGACGGACCGGTCTCCGGGCGTGGCCTCCGGGGACCGGCCGAGTGCCACTCCGGTTCGATCGCCGATCGTTACCGGCCCCGTCCATACATTTGACAGAAAAATCTGGCATGATTCGGTCCGTCCGCGGCGCGTATGGAGCGGTATCTCCAACCGTGACACCCGTTGGTCCCTGTCTCCGGGTCGCGACGCGCTCTGACGATCCGCCGTAACGAAAGACAAACCAACCATGAGCTACGGTCCTCCCGGCCCGCCGCCCGGCGGCTACGGCCCACCCCCCGGTTCCTACCCCAGCGGTGGCCAGCCCGCCGCGCAGCCGCCCAAGAACTACCTGTGGATGAACATCCTGGGCATCTTCGGCTGCACGATCGTCGGCATCATCGGCCTGGTCTTCGCGCTCCAGGTCAACAGCAAGTGGAACATGGGCGACTACGCCGGTGCCGAGAGCGCGGCCAACACCGCCAAGATCCTGGGAATCATCGGCCTCATCAGCTTCATCCTGATGGTGATCTTCTGGGTCGTCTACATCATCTTCTTCGTCGTCCTCCTGGGCGCGTCGGCGACGACGACCTATCCCTACTAAAGAAGCCCATGGCCGACTCGTCGGATCTGGCGCGACCACGGCGCCGCCCGCATCCCGCGGCGGCGCCGTTGGCGTTGGGCGCCCTGGGACTGGTCGGCGCGGTCGTCGTGCACCTCGTCGACCCCAACGAACCGGGGCACTACCCGACCTGCCCGTGGCTGGCCGTCACCGGCACCTACTGCCCCGGGTGCGGCACGACCCGCGCCCTGCACGCGCTGACCCACCTCGACATCGTCGGCGCCGCGCAGATGAACATCCTGCTGCTGGCCGTGCTGCCCTTCCTCGCCCACGCCTACGTGCGCTGGCTCCACCGGGCCTTCCGGCCCTCCGACGAACCCCCCGGGCAGGTCAGCCAGTTCTGGGCGTGGCTGCTCCTGGGCGCCGTCCTCGTCTTCTGGGTGGTGCGCAACCTGCCCTTCGGAGTGCTGCTCGCCCCCGGCGGGATTCCCGCGCCGCTCCTGTCCTGACCCGACCGGGGCGGTGCGGGCCTCGCCCGGTCGGGGACGCAATGAGCGGTGCCGGTGTCCGGCGGCCCGCGGGGATGGATACGATCGGGGATACACGACAGGAGTGGGCGCTCTCACTCCCGGTCACCCAGTCGACAGCAAGAAGGGGCCCTCTCACGTGAGCGTGCTCGACGAGATAATCGACGGAGTGCGCGCGGATCTCGCGGAACGCCAGGCCGCCGCGCCCTTGGATCGACTCAAAGAGCAGGCCGCGACCCTACCGTGGCCCAAGGACGTGGTGGCGGCGCTGCGCGCCCCCGGAGTCCAGGTCATCGCCGAGGTGAAGCGCTCCAGCCCCTCCAAGGGCGCGCTCGCCGCGATCGCCGACCCCGCCGCACTGGCCCGCGACTACGCCGCGGGCGGCGCCTGCATGATCAGCGTCCTGACCGAACAGCGCCGCTTCGGCGGCAGCCTGGCCGACCTGGCCGCGGTGCGCGCCGCCGTGGAGACGCCGCTGCTGCGCAAGGACTTCGTGGTCAGCTCCTACCAGTTGTGGGAGGCGCGCGTGCACGGCGCGGACGCCGTCCTGCTGATCGTGGCAGCGCTGTCCCAGGCCGCACTGGTCTCCCTGGTGGAGCGGGCCGAGTCGCTCGGGCTGACCCCGCTCGTCGAGGTGCACACCGAGGAGGAGGTCGAGCGCGCTCTCGACGCCGGAGCCACGGTCATCGGAGTCAACGCCCGCGACCTCAAGACCCTGAAGGTCGACC is a genomic window containing:
- the hisI gene encoding phosphoribosyl-AMP cyclohydrolase; translation: MSSSPPQLDPGIAARLKRTPDGLVPAVVQQYDTGEVLMLAWMDDEALRRTLATRAATYWSRSRGEYWVKGATSGNTQRVVSVALDCDGDTLLVRVDQTGGACHTGDRTCFDADRLL
- a CDS encoding Trp biosynthesis-associated membrane protein, which codes for MRTGHVAAPARPRRREYLLALALTASGAVALLAVSAQVWASARVDLAGDLAPVAVELSASEVVPAVSALGWAALAALAALVATGGAARRLVGLLVALLGGGALLAVALGVRSAALADAAARAATAEGAVGGVTVAWAWPVLAAAGAALLLAAGVLTLVRGTVWPAMSSRYDRHSAPRATRTDTPAELWRSLDSGADPTDENAEPKER
- a CDS encoding HGxxPAAW family protein yields the protein MAEEHHDDHGNTLAGWFLTISWIVVWTVAAVAIIAGLDLLTWTVVGLGASVACAAVAGAMKRAGMGRKAPRPRPMTREEYEARLAESAKTAESGETAAV
- a CDS encoding CD225/dispanin family protein → MSYGPPGPPPGGYGPPPGSYPSGGQPAAQPPKNYLWMNILGIFGCTIVGIIGLVFALQVNSKWNMGDYAGAESAANTAKILGIIGLISFILMVIFWVVYIIFFVVLLGASATTTYPY
- a CDS encoding DUF2752 domain-containing protein, which encodes MADSSDLARPRRRPHPAAAPLALGALGLVGAVVVHLVDPNEPGHYPTCPWLAVTGTYCPGCGTTRALHALTHLDIVGAAQMNILLLAVLPFLAHAYVRWLHRAFRPSDEPPGQVSQFWAWLLLGAVLVFWVVRNLPFGVLLAPGGIPAPLLS
- the trpC gene encoding indole-3-glycerol phosphate synthase TrpC; translation: MSVLDEIIDGVRADLAERQAAAPLDRLKEQAATLPWPKDVVAALRAPGVQVIAEVKRSSPSKGALAAIADPAALARDYAAGGACMISVLTEQRRFGGSLADLAAVRAAVETPLLRKDFVVSSYQLWEARVHGADAVLLIVAALSQAALVSLVERAESLGLTPLVEVHTEEEVERALDAGATVIGVNARDLKTLKVDRETFTRLSPLIPDDRIRIAESGVRGPHDLLAYASAGADAVLVGESLVVGRKPREAVADLVTAGAHPALRDRH